The Pagrus major chromosome 10, Pma_NU_1.0 genome contains a region encoding:
- the LOC141003396 gene encoding RING finger protein 150-like, with protein sequence MAPGSLVAACRSLALSTWLLSFCFVHLLCLDFTVAEREEWYTAFVNITYVDPATSELRTEKTECGRYGEHSPKRDAKGVVVLPAAPHDRHACDPNTRFAVPAQAGAWVALIARGNCTYKDKIRHAAAHNASAVVIFNVGSANANDTITMPHPGTGEVVAIMIPEPKGREVASLLERNVTVTMTITIGTRNLQKYVSRTSVVFVSISFIVLMIISLAWLVFYYIQRFRYANARDRNQRRLGDAAKKAISKLQVRTIRKGDQETEADFDNCAVCIEGYKANDVVRILPCRHLFHKSCVDPWLLDHRTCPMCKMNILKALGIALNADCLDDLPLDYDLALGGVGGVGGVGVGGVGALALEAVVSGASSDGTLSEGSSSVVLDPGVRRVGLPQDYQDPDTLRDSPVTATTDTHTGELQPMASSASVASLVITVETGLSDEEGSMEQSQLGDKS encoded by the exons ATGGCCCCGGGCTCTCTCGTGGCGGCCTGCCGCAGCCTGGCCCTCTCCACCTGGCTGCTCTCCTTCTGCTTCGTGCACCTGCTGTGCCTGGACTTCACCGTGGCCGAGCGGGAGGAGTGGTACACCGCCTTCGTCAACATCACCTACGTGGACCCGGCCACCTCGGAGCTCCGCACCGAGAAGACGGAGTGCGGGCGCTACGGGGAGCACTCTCCGAAGCGGGACGCCAAGGGGGTGGTGGTCCTGCCCGCCGCCCCGCACGACCGCCACGCCTGCGACCCCAACACCCGGTTCGCTGTGCCCGCACAGGCCGGGGCCTGGGTCGCGCTCATAGCCCGGGGCAACTGCACCTACAAGGACAAGATCCGCCACGCAGCAGCGCACAACGCCTCGGCCGTGGTGATCTTCAACGTGGGCTCGGCCAATGCGAACGACACCATCACGATGCCCCATCCAG GTACAGGCGAGGTCGTCGCCATCATGATCCCGGAGCCGAAAGGCCGCGAGGTGGCGTCGCTGCTGGAGCGCAACGTGACGGTCACCATGACGATCACCATCGGGACCAGGAACCTGCAGAAATACGTCAGCCGGACGTCGGTGGTGTTCGTGTCCATCTCCTTCATCGTGCTGATGATCATCTCGCTCGCCTGGCTCGTCTTCTACTACATCCAGAGGTTCAGATACGCCAACGCACGGGACAGGAACCAG CGTCGTCTCGGCGACGCGGCGAAGAAAGCCATCAGCAAGCTGCAAGTCCGCACCATCAGGAAGGGCGACCAGGAGACGGAGGCCGACTTCGACAACTGTGCCGTCTGCATCGAGGGCTACAAGGCCAACGACGTGGTCCGCATCCTGCCCTGCAG ACATTTGTTCCATAAGAGCTGCGTCGATCCGTGGCTGCTGGATCATCGCACGTGTCCCATGTGCAAGATGAACATCCTCAAAGCTCTCGGCATCGCT CTGAACGCAGATTGCCTGGACGACCTCCCGCTGGACTACGACCTGGCCCTGGGCGGCGTGGGCGGGGTCGGTGGGGTGGGTGTGGGCGGAGTCGGGGCTCTGGCGCTGGAGGCCGTGGTGTCGGGGGCGTCCAGCGACGGCACGCTGAGCGAGGGCAGCTCCTCGGTGGTGCTGGACCCCGGCGTGAGACGGGTGGGACTCCCGCAGGACTACCAGGACCCCGACACCCTGAGAGACAGCCCTGTGACGGCCaccaccgacacacacacag GTGAGCTGCAGCCAATGGCGAGCAGCGCCTCGGTGGCGTCCTTGGTCATCACCGTGGAAACGGGTCTCTCAGACGAGGAGGGGTCCATGGAGCAGTCTCAGCTGGGGGACAAGTCCTGA